The Dama dama isolate Ldn47 unplaced genomic scaffold, ASM3311817v1 ptg000184l, whole genome shotgun sequence genome has a segment encoding these proteins:
- the LOC133053724 gene encoding olfactory receptor 4C3D-like — MDPMSPHNVTKFVLLGLTQNPHLQKILFIVFLFILLFTVLANLLIVITISLSPTLSAPMYFFLTHLSFLDASLTSVTTPKLIIDLLYQRTTISWGACLTQLFMEHFLAGSEVTILIVMAYDRYVAICKPLHYTTIMRQGLCRLLVVVVWTGGILHATVQILFTMDLIFCGPNVIDHFMCDFFSLLELACNSTYRLGIVVAANTGGMCLLIFSMLLISYAVILSSLKSHGSEGRRKALSTCAAHFTVVVMSFVPCIFTYTRPVAVYPTDKWVTVFFAILTPMFNPIIYTVRNIEVKTAIRNLLKRGVI; from the coding sequence ATGGATCCCATGTCTCCTCACAACGTGACCAAATTTGTTCTTCTGGGACTCACACAGAATCCACATTTGCAGAAAATACTCTTCAttgtctttttgttcattttgctATTCACAGTGCTGGCCAACCTGCTAATTGtcatcaccatctccctcagCCCCACACTTTCTGCCCCTATGTACTTCTTCCTTACTCACTTATCCTTCCTAGATGCCTCCTTGACCTCTGTCACCACGCCCAAATTGATAATTGATCTGCTGTACCAGAGGACAACCATCTCCTGGGGTGCCTGCCTGACTCAGCTGTTTATGGAACATTTCCTGGCGGGATCAGAGGTCACCATCCTCAttgtcatggcctatgaccgctacgtggccatctgcaagcctctgCACTACACGACCATCATGCGACAGGGGCTCTGCCggctcctggtggtggtggtctgGACTGgggggatcctgcatgccactgtGCAGATTCTTTTCACCATGGACTTGATCTTCTGTGGTCCCAATGTCATTGACCACTTCATGTGTGATTTTTTCTCACTGTTGGAACTTGCGTGCAATAGTACCTATAGGCTTGGAATTGTGGTGGCAGCTAACACAGGGGGGATGTGCTTGCTTATTTTTTCCATGCTGCTCATCTCCTACGCAGTCATCCTGAGCTCCCTGAAATCCCATGGCTCTGAAGGACGACGTAAAGCCCTCTCTACATGTGCTGCCCACTTCACAGTAGTGGTAATGTCTTTTGTCCCTTGTATATTCACCTACACGCGTCCTGTGGCTGTGTACCCTACAGACAAGTGGGTGACTGTGTTCTTTGCAATCCTCACTCCTATGTTTAATCCTATCATTTATACAGTGAGAAACATAGAGGTGAAAACTGCCATAAGGAATTTGTTGAAGAGGGGAGTAATTTAG